The genome window GCTTGGCATCGGGAATTTCTTTGTGGACAATGTTGAAAGCTTTGACCATATCCTCAAGCCTTTTTTCCGGTGAAAGTCGGGCAACTGCTAAAATTGTTTTATGGTCACGCTGTTCAAAATCAGCATAAGGAATTTCTGGGTCTGCGATCCCAACTGAGACAGAGTAAACTCTAGTATCAACGCCAGAGAATCTTGCTCTTAGATCAAGCTGTTGCTGGTGAGTCGGGACAATAAATCCGTCGAAAAGTGCAGCGTGACGGAGTCCGTACTCATAGTTTTCGTTGAGGCGTGAATGCATAACATCATGAGGATCGTAAGCATGCCCACTGTGAATCATCATGTATTTATACGCTGGCGTCTTCATTTTGGCGACGGAGTGAGTTAATTCCATCCGATCAGAGAAGAAGTTATTGACTTTCTCTCCGTGACCGTATGCAAGGTTTAAGTCATCGAGGAATTTAGTCTGAAATTCATCAGTACTACCGAGAACGGTAGTTTCACCTTGATATTTAACCATGATCGAGCTGACTTTTTGAACTCCACGAGGATAAATTGTCTTGATCTCAATTACGACGTTGCCATCAAGATCGAAGTATTCCTCGAAAATTGGGCGGCGCTTGTCATCAATAGTAGTTCTTGAAGACAAGAATCCACGTTCGTCGTAATAATCATATTTTTTGAAGCTTTGGCCATCGGGCTCCATATAGATAAATGAAGTAATTTGACCATTACCTGTATTGGTTTGAATGATGTAATTCTTCTTTTCGTCGTCCTTATCCACAACGCGATAAGCTAGATCGGTCTGACCATTTGGTCCGAGAAATGTTACTTCGTATTGCTCATTATCTTGATATTGTTTGATGGTGTTTTCTTTTTTCTCAGTCTCATGAGTGCCTTGGTAGAAGTCAAAGGCATTGATATGCTGATCATTTGGAATTCCGTTGATCTTAAGGACAGTGTGGGTGTTAGTCCAATGTTTAACCGTTACGATCATTGCCTGGCCACCTTCGCTGTTAAAAAGATGCAGGCGCTTGATTTGGGCATGCTCGATTCCTGACATGCTGGTAGAAACGTTATTAGTGATAAAAAAATTCATACTTAAGCTCCTCTTATTGTTGAAAACTATCTTTTATATTCTAGCCCATTCCAGCTCATGAATAAATCAATTTTTATAAATTATCATTAGAAAAACTCGGCGGGAACGTTTTTGAGCTTCAAAGCCCAATCGGTGACGGGGTCTTTTCTTGTCAAAATTATCTCTAGAATTCGCTTAGCGAGGTTACCGTTGCGCGTTAAGATCGGTCCATGGAAATAAGTTCCAAAAACATTGCGATAAATTGCGCCTTCCGTACCATCTTCACCGTTATTTCCGTTTCCAGTGACAACGTTGCCGAGAGGGGATTCGTTCGAACCGAGAAATGTTCTTCCTTGATGATTTTCAAATCCGTGGTATTTTTCGCCTGTTGTAATATTTTCGATTTCAATATCACCAATAAAACGTCCATCAGGCTGATTTAAAGTGTAGTGGGGCAATGCCTTAATTCCTTCGATCCGCTCGCCGTTTGCCATTAGAAAATAATCCCCCAGCATTTGATAGCCGCCACAAACTGCTAACATTGGGCCGTCATTTTCAATGTAATCTTTCATGTGTTTGGCTTTTGACTGAAAATCGGGGGCGAGAACTTTTTCTTCGTAATCTTGGCCACCGCCAAAAAGCATAAAATCATATTGGCTGATTTCAAGCGGATCGCCAATTGAGACGACTTCATCATTTACGGCGATCCCGAGCTGCTTGGCATAATAACGTAGAGCTACGATATTGCCATAGTCACCATAGGTATTCATCATGTTTCCGTAAAGGTGAGCGATTTTAATTGTTAGATCCATTAGAATCCTCCTTTGATGTAGCCACTTGCTGCTAGTTGTTGTCTTAGTTGCAGCATCGCAGTATAGGTTGCAGCAAGATATACTTTTTTGGTGGGAGCAGTTTTGATTTTTTCAATGACTTGTTTGAGATCAGGGACTGGTTCTTCAATTTTAAAGTCAGCCATTTTTAGCCGGACGGAAATGTCGCGCCAGCGCTCGCCACCAGGAGTCACTTGCTTGACGTTAGCTTGATGCAATTTCTCAAAATCAGTATCCCAAATCCACGAAGTATCAATCCCGTCAGCATAATTCGCATTTAAAAGGACAATCAGCGAAAATGGATCGGGTTCTGTCATCATCATATCAATGACCGCATTGGCTCCAACGGGATTCTTGACCAGAACGATTGTGAGTTCTTTGTCGCCAACGCTGATCGCTTCTTGGCGGCCAAAAATCTGTTGGTTT of Xylocopilactobacillus apicola contains these proteins:
- a CDS encoding glycosyltransferase, producing the protein MNFFITNNVSTSMSGIEHAQIKRLHLFNSEGGQAMIVTVKHWTNTHTVLKINGIPNDQHINAFDFYQGTHETEKKENTIKQYQDNEQYEVTFLGPNGQTDLAYRVVDKDDEKKNYIIQTNTGNGQITSFIYMEPDGQSFKKYDYYDERGFLSSRTTIDDKRRPIFEEYFDLDGNVVIEIKTIYPRGVQKVSSIMVKYQGETTVLGSTDEFQTKFLDDLNLAYGHGEKVNNFFSDRMELTHSVAKMKTPAYKYMMIHSGHAYDPHDVMHSRLNENYEYGLRHAALFDGFIVPTHQQQLDLRARFSGVDTRVYSVSVGIADPEIPYADFEQRDHKTILAVARLSPEKRLEDMVKAFNIVHKEIPDAKLDIWGYAMNDFEVNKLLIAINRFGLQETVRLRGYTKNIAEVYDHSICLANTSKVEGAPLSMVEAINHGVPIVAYDIKYGAPQIIEEGENGYLIKEGDYKEMAKIFINILKDPFLQKTLSTRAYESASRFYPDAVWQMWQQVLNHEEPVE
- a CDS encoding type 1 glutamine amidotransferase — protein: MDLTIKIAHLYGNMMNTYGDYGNIVALRYYAKQLGIAVNDEVVSIGDPLEISQYDFMLFGGGQDYEEKVLAPDFQSKAKHMKDYIENDGPMLAVCGGYQMLGDYFLMANGERIEGIKALPHYTLNQPDGRFIGDIEIENITTGEKYHGFENHQGRTFLGSNESPLGNVVTGNGNNGEDGTEGAIYRNVFGTYFHGPILTRNGNLAKRILEIILTRKDPVTDWALKLKNVPAEFF